A portion of the Streptomyces sp. NBC_00376 genome contains these proteins:
- a CDS encoding alpha/beta fold hydrolase, with protein sequence MVRRIDVTGTDGVRLAAWEFADPPKGRTEGERASGVLLLHGLMGRAAHWASTARWLTERHRAVGLDQRGHGRSDKPAEGPYTRDAYVADVEAAIEQLGLAPVTLVGHSMGALTAWQLAAKRPDLVRALIICDMRASALGAASQREWEDWFKSWPVPFATLSDVRKWFGEDDPWVERPNPARGEFFAEVMAERADGWRPVFSRRQMLRSRATWVFDAHWEELAQVRCPTLVLRGLDGELGRAEAQEMVRVLPRGQYAEVADAGHLVHYDQPEGWRAAVEPFLEQFAEDPQEEREPVLP encoded by the coding sequence ATGGTGCGGCGCATCGATGTGACCGGGACCGACGGCGTACGCCTCGCGGCCTGGGAGTTCGCCGACCCGCCCAAGGGGCGCACGGAGGGCGAGCGCGCCTCCGGGGTCTTATTGCTCCACGGCCTGATGGGCCGGGCCGCGCACTGGGCCTCGACCGCCCGCTGGCTCACGGAGCGGCACCGGGCGGTCGGCCTCGACCAGCGCGGGCACGGCCGCAGCGACAAGCCGGCCGAAGGCCCGTACACCCGGGATGCGTACGTCGCCGACGTCGAGGCCGCGATCGAACAGCTCGGCCTCGCCCCCGTCACCCTCGTCGGGCATTCGATGGGGGCGCTCACGGCCTGGCAGCTCGCCGCCAAACGCCCCGATCTCGTCCGGGCCCTGATCATCTGCGACATGCGGGCCTCCGCTCTGGGCGCGGCCTCGCAGCGCGAGTGGGAGGACTGGTTCAAGTCCTGGCCGGTGCCGTTCGCGACGCTCTCCGACGTACGGAAGTGGTTCGGCGAGGACGACCCCTGGGTGGAGCGGCCCAACCCGGCCCGCGGCGAGTTCTTCGCCGAGGTGATGGCCGAGCGGGCCGACGGCTGGCGCCCCGTCTTCTCCCGCCGCCAGATGCTCCGGTCCCGTGCGACCTGGGTGTTCGACGCGCACTGGGAGGAGCTGGCGCAGGTCCGCTGCCCGACCCTGGTGCTCCGCGGGCTCGACGGCGAGCTGGGCCGGGCGGAGGCCCAGGAGATGGTCCGCGTACTGCCGCGAGGGCAGTACGCGGAAGTGGCCGACGCCGGCCATCTCGTCCACTACGACCAGCCCGAGGGCTGGCGCGCGGCGGTCGAACCTTTCCTGGAGCAGTTCGCCGAAGACCCCCAGGAGGAGCGCGAGCCCGTCTTGCCGTGA
- a CDS encoding metal-dependent transcriptional regulator — MSGLIDTTEMYLRTILELEEEGVVPMRARIAERLDQSGPTVSQTVARMERDGLVQVAGDRHLELTDEGRRLATRVMRKHRLAECLLVDVIGLEWEQVHAEACRWEHVMSEAVERRVLELLRHPTESPYGNPIPGLEELGEKAEADPFIDEGMVSLSELDPGADGKTVVVRRIGEPIQTDAQLMYTLRRAGVQPGSVVSVTQSPGGVLVGSSGEAAELDTEVASHVFVAKR; from the coding sequence ATGTCCGGACTGATCGACACCACGGAGATGTATCTCCGCACCATCCTCGAACTCGAAGAGGAAGGCGTGGTCCCCATGCGCGCCCGGATCGCGGAACGGCTGGACCAGAGCGGTCCGACGGTCAGCCAGACGGTGGCGCGGATGGAGCGTGACGGCTTGGTGCAGGTCGCGGGCGACCGGCATCTGGAGCTGACCGACGAGGGGCGCCGCCTGGCGACGCGTGTGATGCGCAAGCACCGGCTCGCCGAGTGCCTGCTCGTCGATGTGATCGGCCTGGAGTGGGAGCAGGTCCACGCCGAGGCGTGCCGCTGGGAGCATGTGATGAGCGAGGCGGTGGAGCGGCGGGTGCTGGAGCTGCTGCGCCACCCGACGGAGTCGCCGTACGGTAATCCGATCCCGGGCCTGGAGGAGCTGGGCGAGAAGGCCGAGGCCGACCCGTTCATCGACGAGGGCATGGTGAGCCTGTCGGAGCTCGATCCGGGGGCGGACGGCAAGACGGTGGTCGTGCGCCGGATCGGTGAGCCGATCCAGACGGACGCCCAGCTGATGTACACGCTGCGGCGGGCGGGTGTGCAGCCCGGCTCCGTGGTCAGCGTGACCCAGTCGCCCGGCGGTGTGCTGGTCGGCAGCAGCGGTGAGGCGGCGGAGCTGGACACCGAGGTCGCCTCGCACGTGTTCGTGGCCAAGCGCTGA
- a CDS encoding SIS domain-containing protein: MSDSKLAGQFFDAAIGLLERVRDEESGNIAAAGAAIADTVEAGGRLFAFGAGHSSLAAQDVVYRAGGLALMNLMAVPGTVGVDVMPATLGSALERVDGLAGAVLDSSPAAAGDVLVIISLSGRNALPVEMALNARALGLKVIGVTSVAYADGTRSRHSSGGFLRDHCDIVLDSKIAIGDAELTLDGIEAPFAPASTVVTSALMQAMMAAATEQLVARGITPPLLRSGNVDGGHEWNGRVMTEYGDRIFYRQ; this comes from the coding sequence ATGAGCGACAGCAAGCTGGCCGGTCAGTTCTTCGACGCAGCGATCGGCCTGCTGGAGCGGGTACGCGACGAGGAGTCCGGCAACATCGCGGCCGCCGGTGCCGCGATCGCCGACACCGTCGAGGCGGGCGGCAGGCTCTTCGCCTTCGGCGCCGGACACTCCTCGCTCGCCGCGCAGGACGTCGTCTACCGGGCGGGCGGCCTCGCCCTGATGAACCTGATGGCCGTACCGGGGACGGTCGGCGTCGACGTCATGCCCGCGACACTCGGCTCCGCGCTGGAACGGGTCGACGGACTGGCGGGCGCCGTGCTGGACTCCAGCCCCGCCGCGGCCGGCGACGTCCTCGTGATCATCTCGCTCTCCGGACGCAACGCCCTCCCGGTGGAGATGGCGCTGAACGCGCGGGCGCTCGGCCTGAAGGTCATCGGCGTGACATCGGTGGCGTACGCGGACGGCACCCGCTCCCGGCACAGCTCGGGCGGCTTCCTGCGGGACCACTGCGACATCGTGCTCGACAGCAAGATCGCCATCGGCGACGCGGAGCTGACGCTCGACGGGATCGAGGCACCGTTCGCCCCCGCGTCGACGGTCGTCACCAGCGCGCTGATGCAGGCCATGATGGCCGCCGCGACGGAGCAGCTGGTGGCCCGGGGGATCACACCGCCCCTGCTGCGCTCGGGCAACGTCGACGGCGGCCACGAATGGAACGGCCGGGTCATGACCGAGTACGGGGACCGGATCTTCTACCGCCAGTAG
- a CDS encoding PAS domain-containing protein has protein sequence MSASTSSGTAEALGPDEGPGAGLGAELLAALLDGMDAALCAFDADGTITHWNREAERILGWSAQEAVGRPGFAGWAVRRADAVEVQGRLMAAMDAPGRRVHEFALLRKDGGRVLVRTQAAGVRGADGRPAGVYCAFSEVHAQIDLERSIALSEALFEDASWGVVLVDADLRPTIVNAHAARALGGGRTTLLGRPLGELIAQGVEDLEGALQHVLAEGAPPAPAELWVTLRTAEGQRRRCWRSGFLRLASPLAEEPVPLGVGWLFQDVTAEKLAGQEADRMRFRSNQLHRASRSASECEDPMEAATSYLDYALAGFADHALVDVVAGERLVRVAATPAGEPGPCLPVAGGSIPLRYAAGHPALQAVDRTGSVRASAGAGAGAEVWAAERQWPGDAVHALCAVLRSRGRTLGVVTFLRSAHRAAFERPDAAYAESVAVRVAAAVDLAQVLATTR, from the coding sequence GTGAGTGCGTCGACAAGCAGTGGAACGGCCGAGGCGCTCGGGCCCGACGAGGGGCCGGGGGCGGGGCTCGGGGCCGAGTTGCTCGCGGCGTTGCTCGACGGGATGGACGCCGCGCTCTGCGCGTTCGACGCGGACGGCACGATCACCCACTGGAACCGCGAGGCCGAGCGGATCCTGGGCTGGTCCGCCCAGGAGGCCGTGGGGCGGCCCGGGTTCGCCGGATGGGCGGTGCGGCGGGCGGACGCGGTGGAGGTGCAGGGGCGGCTGATGGCGGCGATGGATGCGCCGGGGCGCCGGGTGCATGAGTTCGCGCTGCTGCGGAAGGACGGCGGGCGGGTGCTGGTGCGGACCCAGGCGGCCGGGGTCCGGGGCGCGGACGGCAGACCGGCCGGGGTGTACTGCGCGTTCAGCGAGGTGCATGCGCAGATCGATCTGGAGCGGTCGATCGCGCTGAGCGAGGCGCTGTTCGAGGACGCGTCCTGGGGTGTGGTGCTGGTCGACGCGGATCTGCGGCCGACGATCGTCAACGCGCACGCGGCGCGGGCGCTGGGCGGCGGCCGTACGACGCTGCTGGGGCGCCCGCTGGGCGAGCTGATCGCGCAGGGCGTCGAGGATCTGGAGGGCGCGTTGCAGCATGTGCTCGCCGAGGGCGCACCACCGGCGCCCGCCGAGCTGTGGGTGACGCTGCGGACGGCGGAGGGGCAGCGGCGGCGGTGCTGGCGCAGCGGTTTTCTGCGGCTGGCCTCGCCGCTCGCCGAGGAGCCGGTTCCGCTGGGGGTGGGCTGGCTGTTCCAGGACGTGACGGCGGAGAAGCTGGCGGGGCAGGAGGCGGACCGGATGCGGTTCCGGTCGAACCAGCTGCACCGGGCCTCGCGGTCGGCGTCCGAGTGCGAGGACCCGATGGAGGCGGCGACGTCGTACCTGGACTACGCGCTCGCGGGCTTCGCGGACCATGCGCTGGTCGATGTGGTGGCGGGGGAACGGCTGGTGCGGGTGGCGGCGACGCCTGCCGGTGAGCCCGGGCCGTGTCTGCCGGTGGCCGGCGGTTCCATACCGCTGCGGTACGCGGCGGGGCACCCGGCCCTCCAGGCGGTGGACCGTACGGGGTCGGTGCGGGCGAGCGCGGGTGCCGGGGCCGGGGCCGAGGTGTGGGCGGCGGAGCGGCAGTGGCCGGGCGACGCCGTGCACGCGCTGTGCGCGGTGCTGCGGAGCCGTGGGCGCACGCTGGGCGTGGTGACGTTCCTGCGCTCCGCCCACCGCGCCGCCTTCGAACGCCCCGACGCGGCGTACGCGGAGAGCGTGGCGGTGCGGGTGGCGGCGGCGGTGGACCTGGCGCAGGTGCTGGCGACGACGAGGTGA
- the pdxH gene encoding pyridoxamine 5'-phosphate oxidase, producing the protein MREQYRSEGFTEDTLAADPMQQFAHWFRQVAVGGLLHEPNAMVVSTATPEGRPSSRTVLLKKYDERGFVFFTNYESRKGRELTANPYVSLLFPWHPMARQVVVTGRADRVGRDETAAYFRTRPHGSQLGAWASPQSTVIGSRDELLARYEELAARYPEGEQIPAPPNWGGFRVVPDTIEFWQGHENRLHDRLRYVREEGSEDWRVERLCP; encoded by the coding sequence ATGCGCGAGCAGTACCGCTCCGAGGGCTTCACCGAGGACACGCTGGCCGCCGACCCGATGCAGCAGTTCGCCCACTGGTTCCGGCAGGTCGCCGTCGGCGGGCTGCTCCACGAGCCCAACGCCATGGTGGTCTCCACCGCCACCCCCGAGGGCCGGCCCTCCTCGCGCACCGTGCTGCTGAAGAAGTACGACGAGCGAGGCTTTGTCTTCTTCACCAACTACGAATCCCGCAAGGGCCGCGAGCTGACCGCCAACCCGTACGTCTCGCTGCTCTTCCCCTGGCACCCGATGGCCCGCCAGGTCGTCGTCACAGGCCGGGCGGACCGCGTCGGCCGCGACGAGACGGCCGCCTACTTCCGCACCCGCCCGCACGGCTCCCAGCTCGGCGCCTGGGCGAGCCCCCAGTCGACGGTGATCGGCTCCCGCGACGAGCTGCTCGCCCGCTACGAGGAGCTCGCGGCCCGCTACCCCGAGGGCGAGCAGATCCCCGCGCCCCCGAACTGGGGCGGTTTCCGCGTCGTCCCCGACACCATCGAGTTCTGGCAGGGCCACGAGAACCGGCTGCACGACCGGCTGCGGTACGTACGCGAGGAAGGCAGCGAGGACTGGCGCGTGGAGCGCCTCTGCCCCTAG
- a CDS encoding citrate synthase 2, protein MSDFVPGLEGVVAFETEIAEPDKEGGALRYRGVDIEDLVGHVSFGNVWGLLVDGAFNPGLPPAEPFPIPVHSGDIRVDVQSALAMLAPVWGLKPLLDIDEQTARNDLARAAVMALSYVAQSARGQGLPMVPQSEIDKANSVVERFMIRWRGEPDPKHVKAVDAYWTSAAEHGMNASTFTARVIASTGADVAAALSGAVGAMSGPLHGGAPSRVLGMIEEIERTGDATAYVKKALDKGERLMGFGHRVYRAEDPRARVLRRTAEELGAPRFEVAQALEKAALEELHARRPDRVLATNVEFWAAIMLDFAEVPAHMFTSMFTCARTAGWSAHILEQKRTGRLVRPSARYVGPGSRDPREIEGYDQLADLGN, encoded by the coding sequence ATGTCCGACTTCGTACCGGGACTAGAGGGAGTCGTCGCGTTCGAGACGGAGATCGCCGAACCGGACAAGGAAGGCGGTGCGCTCCGTTACCGGGGTGTCGACATCGAGGATCTCGTCGGCCATGTCTCGTTCGGCAACGTCTGGGGCCTGTTGGTCGACGGGGCGTTCAACCCCGGTCTGCCGCCGGCCGAGCCGTTCCCGATCCCGGTGCACTCCGGGGACATCCGGGTCGATGTGCAGTCCGCGCTGGCGATGCTCGCCCCCGTGTGGGGTCTGAAGCCGCTGCTCGACATCGACGAGCAGACGGCCCGCAACGATCTGGCGCGGGCCGCCGTGATGGCGCTGTCGTACGTCGCCCAGTCGGCGCGCGGGCAGGGGCTGCCGATGGTCCCGCAGAGCGAGATCGACAAGGCGAACTCCGTGGTCGAGCGGTTCATGATCCGCTGGCGGGGCGAGCCGGACCCCAAGCACGTGAAGGCCGTCGACGCGTACTGGACGTCGGCCGCCGAGCACGGCATGAACGCCTCGACGTTCACCGCCCGCGTCATCGCGTCGACCGGCGCCGATGTGGCGGCGGCGCTGTCGGGTGCGGTGGGCGCCATGTCGGGTCCGCTGCACGGTGGTGCGCCGTCCCGGGTGCTCGGCATGATCGAGGAGATCGAGCGGACCGGCGATGCCACCGCGTACGTGAAGAAGGCCCTGGACAAGGGCGAGCGGCTGATGGGCTTCGGGCACCGGGTCTACCGGGCGGAGGACCCGCGGGCGCGGGTGCTGCGGCGTACGGCCGAGGAGTTGGGCGCGCCGCGCTTCGAGGTGGCGCAGGCGCTGGAGAAGGCCGCGTTGGAGGAGCTGCACGCGCGGCGCCCGGACCGGGTGCTGGCGACGAACGTGGAGTTCTGGGCGGCGATCATGCTGGACTTCGCGGAGGTTCCGGCGCACATGTTCACGTCGATGTTCACGTGTGCCCGTACGGCGGGCTGGTCGGCGCACATCCTGGAGCAGAAGCGGACGGGCCGGCTGGTACGTCCTTCGGCGCGTTACGTGGGTCCGGGCTCGCGTGATCCGCGGGAGATCGAGGGGTACGACCAGCTCGCGGATCTGGGGAACTGA
- a CDS encoding TetR/AcrR family transcriptional regulator: MGVVTPPTDRTPKQDRSRATRRRLLEAAVACLAEHGWAGSTVSVVAERAGVSRGAAQHHFPTREDLFTAAVEYVAEERSAALRALPVQGRTDVVAALVDLYTGPLFRAALQLWVAASNEAQLRPRVTELEARVGRETHRIAVELLAADETKPGVRETVQGLLDMARGLGLANVLTDDTARRQRVVAQWALLLDDVLD; the protein is encoded by the coding sequence ATGGGTGTTGTGACGCCTCCCACCGACCGGACCCCCAAGCAGGACCGCAGCCGGGCCACCCGCCGCCGGCTCCTCGAAGCCGCCGTCGCCTGCCTCGCCGAACACGGCTGGGCGGGCTCCACCGTCTCCGTCGTCGCCGAACGCGCGGGCGTCTCGCGCGGCGCCGCGCAGCACCACTTCCCCACCCGCGAGGACCTGTTCACCGCCGCCGTCGAGTACGTCGCCGAGGAACGCTCCGCCGCCCTGCGCGCCCTGCCCGTCCAGGGCCGCACGGACGTCGTCGCCGCCCTCGTCGACCTCTACACCGGCCCGCTCTTCCGCGCCGCGCTCCAACTCTGGGTGGCCGCCTCCAACGAGGCACAGCTCCGCCCCCGCGTCACCGAACTCGAAGCCCGCGTCGGCCGCGAGACCCACCGCATCGCCGTCGAACTCCTCGCCGCCGACGAGACGAAGCCCGGCGTACGCGAAACCGTCCAGGGCCTCCTCGACATGGCCCGCGGCCTGGGCCTGGCCAACGTACTCACCGACGACACGGCCCGGCGTCAGAGGGTCGTGGCACAGTGGGCACTGCTGCTGGACGACGTACTCGACTGA
- a CDS encoding enoyl-CoA hydratase family protein, translated as MTALADPTHDRGITTLTLDSPANRNALSAALVGELTAALDTCAADDAVRAVVLTHTGNTFCAGADLTAPPGPAAFVALMRRIVALPKPVVARVTGHVRAGGLGLLGACDISAAGPDASFALTESRLGLAPAVISMPLLPRVDPRAAARYYLTGERFDATEAARIGLITLATEEVDKGLAPVLDGLRKASPQGLAASKELVTATVLSNFDQHAEDLIARSAALFASAEAREGMTAFLERRDPEWVL; from the coding sequence ATGACGGCGCTCGCCGACCCCACCCACGACCGGGGCATCACCACGCTCACCCTCGACTCGCCCGCCAACCGCAACGCACTCTCCGCGGCCCTGGTCGGCGAACTCACCGCCGCCCTGGACACCTGCGCGGCCGACGACGCCGTACGGGCCGTCGTCCTCACCCACACCGGCAACACCTTCTGCGCCGGTGCCGACCTGACCGCACCGCCCGGCCCGGCGGCCTTCGTCGCGCTGATGCGGCGGATCGTCGCCCTGCCCAAGCCCGTCGTCGCCCGGGTCACCGGCCACGTACGGGCGGGCGGCCTCGGCCTGCTCGGGGCCTGCGACATATCGGCGGCCGGCCCCGACGCCTCCTTCGCCCTCACCGAATCCCGCCTGGGCCTGGCCCCCGCCGTGATCTCGATGCCCCTGCTGCCCCGCGTCGACCCGCGCGCCGCCGCCCGCTACTACCTCACCGGCGAACGCTTCGACGCCACCGAAGCCGCCCGCATCGGCCTGATCACGCTGGCCACCGAAGAGGTGGACAAGGGCCTCGCCCCCGTCCTGGACGGCCTGCGCAAGGCGTCCCCCCAGGGGCTGGCGGCATCGAAGGAGCTGGTCACGGCTACTGTGCTGAGCAACTTCGACCAGCATGCCGAAGACCTCATCGCCCGCTCGGCGGCCCTCTTCGCCTCCGCCGAGGCCCGGGAAGGAATGACGGCCTTCCTCGAACGACGGGACCCCGAATGGGTGTTGTGA
- a CDS encoding 4-coumarate--CoA ligase family protein, with the protein MVHVFHSDYPAVPVLDLPIHDAVLGEATAAYGDTVALIDGTDDGSALTYRQLDAFHRKIAAALAEAGLRKGDVLALHSPNTIAYPAVFFGATRAGATVTTVHPLATAEEFAKQLRDSSARWIVTVSPLLATAREAAALVGSIEQILVCDRAEGHTSVLDMLATTAPEPRVTVDPGEDVAALPYSSGTTGTPKGVMLTHRSMGTNLEQLRPFIPMGPGARILAVLPFFHIYGLTALMNAPLRMGATVVVLPRFDLDQFLAAIEKHRITGLYVAPPIVLALAKHPSVERYDLSSLEYVVSAAAPLDATLAAACSQRLGLPPVRQAYGMTELSPGTHVVPLAAENPPPGAVGRLLPSTEMRIAPLGGDGPEDAPAGTDGEILIRGPQVMKGYLGRPEATADMIDADGWVHTGDIGHVDADGWLFVVDRVKELIKYKGYQVAPAELEALLLGHDSIADAAVIGVYGTDGNEVPKAYVVRRPSAPDLTPDDVMAYIAERVTPYKKIRQAEFIDAIPRATSGKILRRELRDREKSRRTTNGQGDHRP; encoded by the coding sequence ATGGTGCACGTGTTCCACAGCGACTACCCCGCCGTACCGGTACTCGACCTGCCCATCCATGACGCGGTCCTGGGAGAGGCCACCGCCGCGTACGGCGACACCGTGGCCCTGATCGACGGGACGGACGACGGCTCCGCCCTCACCTACCGGCAACTCGACGCCTTCCACCGCAAGATCGCCGCGGCGCTCGCCGAGGCAGGGCTGCGCAAGGGCGACGTACTGGCCCTGCACAGCCCCAACACCATCGCCTACCCGGCCGTGTTCTTCGGCGCGACCCGGGCCGGCGCCACCGTCACCACCGTCCACCCGCTGGCCACGGCGGAGGAGTTCGCCAAACAGCTCCGCGACTCCTCCGCCCGCTGGATCGTCACCGTCTCCCCGCTCCTGGCGACGGCCCGCGAGGCCGCGGCACTCGTCGGCTCGATCGAGCAGATCCTCGTCTGCGACCGGGCCGAGGGACACACCTCCGTACTCGACATGCTCGCCACCACCGCCCCCGAACCCCGCGTCACCGTCGACCCCGGCGAGGACGTCGCCGCCCTGCCCTACTCCTCCGGCACCACCGGAACCCCCAAGGGCGTCATGCTCACCCACCGCTCCATGGGCACCAACCTGGAGCAGCTCCGCCCCTTCATCCCCATGGGCCCCGGCGCCCGCATCCTGGCCGTACTCCCCTTTTTCCACATATACGGGCTCACCGCCCTGATGAACGCCCCGCTGCGGATGGGCGCCACCGTCGTCGTACTGCCGCGCTTCGACCTGGACCAGTTCCTCGCCGCGATCGAGAAGCACCGGATCACCGGCCTGTACGTGGCCCCGCCGATCGTCCTCGCCCTCGCGAAACACCCCTCGGTCGAGCGGTACGACCTGTCCTCGCTGGAGTACGTCGTCAGCGCCGCCGCCCCGCTCGACGCCACGCTCGCCGCCGCCTGCTCCCAGCGCCTGGGACTGCCGCCCGTGCGCCAGGCGTACGGCATGACGGAACTCTCGCCCGGCACCCATGTCGTTCCGCTCGCCGCCGAGAACCCGCCCCCGGGGGCGGTCGGCAGGCTCCTGCCCAGCACCGAGATGCGGATCGCCCCGCTCGGCGGCGACGGCCCCGAGGACGCCCCGGCCGGCACCGACGGCGAGATCCTGATCCGCGGCCCGCAGGTGATGAAGGGCTACCTGGGCCGCCCCGAGGCCACCGCCGACATGATCGACGCCGACGGCTGGGTGCACACCGGCGACATAGGGCACGTCGACGCCGACGGCTGGCTGTTCGTCGTCGACCGGGTCAAGGAACTCATCAAGTACAAGGGCTACCAGGTCGCCCCCGCCGAACTCGAAGCACTGCTGCTCGGCCACGATTCGATCGCGGACGCCGCCGTCATCGGCGTGTACGGCACCGACGGCAACGAGGTCCCCAAGGCCTACGTCGTCCGCCGGCCGTCCGCACCGGACCTCACACCGGACGACGTCATGGCGTACATCGCCGAGCGCGTCACCCCGTACAAGAAGATCCGGCAGGCCGAATTCATCGACGCGATCCCGCGCGCCACCTCCGGCAAGATCCTCCGCCGCGAACTGCGCGACCGGGAGAAGTCCCGCAGGACCACCAACGGCCAGGGAGACCACCGACCATGA
- a CDS encoding acyl-CoA dehydrogenase family protein, whose translation MSTVLETEEHQALRAAVAALGKRYGRDYMTSVVRDGAHPHELWTEAAKLGYLGVNLPEEYGGGGGGMAELSIVLEELGAAGSPLLMMVVSPAICGTVIARFGTEAQKQQWLPGLADGSLTMAFGITEPDAGSNSHRITTTARKDGEDWLLTGRKVFVSGVDIADATLIVGRTEDARSGRLKPCLFIVPRDAPGFGRSQIDMELQAPEKQFELVLDDVRLPADALVGDEDAGLLQLFAGLNPERVMTAAFGIGMGRYALARAVDYARTRQVWKDPIGSHQAIAHPLAQAHIELELARLMMQKAARLYDDGDDIGAGEAANMAKYAAGEACVKAVDQAVHTLGGNGLTREYGLASLITAARVARIAPVSREMILNYVSHQSLGLPKSY comes from the coding sequence ATGAGCACCGTCCTCGAAACCGAAGAGCACCAGGCGCTGCGCGCCGCCGTCGCCGCACTCGGAAAGCGCTACGGACGCGACTACATGACCTCCGTCGTACGCGACGGCGCCCACCCGCACGAACTGTGGACCGAAGCCGCCAAGCTCGGCTACCTCGGCGTGAACCTTCCCGAGGAGTACGGCGGCGGAGGCGGCGGCATGGCCGAACTCTCCATCGTCCTGGAGGAGTTGGGCGCGGCCGGCAGCCCGCTGCTGATGATGGTGGTCTCCCCGGCGATCTGCGGCACCGTCATCGCCCGCTTCGGCACCGAGGCCCAGAAGCAGCAGTGGCTCCCCGGCCTCGCCGACGGCAGCCTCACCATGGCCTTCGGCATCACCGAACCCGACGCCGGATCCAACTCCCACCGCATCACCACCACCGCCCGCAAGGACGGCGAGGACTGGCTGCTCACCGGCCGCAAGGTCTTCGTCTCCGGCGTCGACATCGCCGACGCCACCCTCATCGTCGGCCGCACCGAAGATGCCCGGTCCGGCCGGCTCAAGCCCTGCCTCTTCATCGTCCCCCGCGACGCCCCCGGCTTCGGGCGCTCACAGATCGACATGGAACTCCAGGCCCCGGAGAAGCAGTTCGAGCTGGTCCTCGACGACGTACGCCTCCCCGCCGACGCGCTCGTCGGCGACGAGGACGCCGGGCTCCTCCAGCTCTTCGCCGGGCTCAACCCCGAACGCGTCATGACCGCCGCGTTCGGCATCGGCATGGGCCGCTACGCACTCGCCCGCGCCGTCGACTACGCCAGGACCCGCCAGGTGTGGAAGGACCCCATCGGCTCCCACCAGGCCATCGCCCACCCGCTCGCCCAGGCCCACATCGAACTCGAACTGGCCCGGCTGATGATGCAGAAGGCCGCCCGGCTCTACGACGACGGCGACGACATCGGCGCCGGCGAGGCCGCCAACATGGCGAAGTACGCAGCGGGCGAAGCCTGCGTCAAGGCCGTCGACCAGGCCGTGCACACCCTCGGCGGCAACGGCCTCACCCGCGAATACGGCCTCGCGTCCCTGATCACGGCGGCCCGCGTCGCCCGGATCGCCCCCGTCAGCCGGGAAATGATCCTGAACTACGTCTCCCACCAGTCCCTGGGCCTGCCCAAGTCCTACTGA